A single window of Oxyura jamaicensis isolate SHBP4307 breed ruddy duck chromosome 3, BPBGC_Ojam_1.0, whole genome shotgun sequence DNA harbors:
- the VGLL2 gene encoding transcription cofactor vestigial-like protein 2 isoform X2, translating to MSCLDVMYQVYGPPQAYLAAAYSPYPQKLAFYSKMQEAPESGSSASTSSSFSGHAAASIKEEDCSPEKERPPEAEYISSRCVLFTYFQGDISAVVDEHFSRALSQPSSFSLGSAKARNAGSWRDGSFPMSQRSFPPSFWNSTYQPSSVPATLSSPLGAATHSELPFAAATDPYAPASLHGHLHQGGPEAWHHAHHHHHHHHHHPYLGTQSTAYPRPAAMHEVYGPHFDPRYGSLLVPTASVRPHRLTPAAVPTPVSPPCDLGKAEAGAAATWTTPAPFPNAAGDMAQSLGLNVDPARRYSFCGGSLLS from the exons ATGAGCTGCCTGGATGTTATGTACCAAGTGTACGGGCCGCCCCAGGCGTACTTGGCGGCAGCCTACAGCCCCTATCCCCAG AAACTCGCCTTTTACTCCAAAATGCAAGAAGCCCCGGAGAGCGGCAGCAgcgccagcaccagcagctccttctccGGCCACGCCGCCGCCAGCATCAAGGAGGAGGACTGCAGCCCCGAGAAGGAGCGACCCCCCGAGGCCGAGTACATCAGCTCCCGCTGCGTGCTCTTCACCTACTTCCAGGGGGACATCAGCGCCGTGGTGGACGAGCACTTCAGCCGGGCCCtcagccagcccagcagcttcTCCCTCGGCAGCGCTAAGGCGAGGAACGCCGGCTCCTGGCGGG ATGGCTCCTTCCCGATGAGCCAGCGCAGCTTCCCCCCGTCCTTCTGGAACAGCACCTACCAGCCCTCCTCGGTCCCTGCCACCCTCAGCAGCCCCCTGGGTGCCGCCACCCACAGCGAGCTGCCCTTTGCCGCCGCCACCGACCCCTACGCGCCAGCCTCCCTGCATGGCCACCTGCACCAGGGTGGTCCCGAGGCCTGGCACCAtgcccaccaccaccaccaccaccaccaccaccacccctaCCTCGGGACACAGAGCACCGCTTACCCCCGCCCTGCCGCCATGCACGAGGTCTACGGCCCCCACTTCGACCCCCGCTACGGCTCACTGCTGGTGCCCACCGCCTCCGTCCGCCCCCACCGCCTCACGCCCGCCGCCGTGCCCACACCGGTCAGCCCTCCCTGCGACCTGGGCAAGGCCGAGGCAGGTGCCGCCGCTACCTGGACAACGCCAGCACCCTTCCCCAACGCGGCAGGGGACATGGCGCAGAGCCTCGGCCTCAACGTGGACCCAG CTCGACGTTACTCCTTCTGTGGTGGATCCCTTCTGAGCTGA
- the VGLL2 gene encoding transcription cofactor vestigial-like protein 2 isoform X1 — MSCLDVMYQVYGPPQAYLAAAYSPYPQKLAFYSKMQEAPESGSSASTSSSFSGHAAASIKEEDCSPEKERPPEAEYISSRCVLFTYFQGDISAVVDEHFSRALSQPSSFSLGSAKARNAGSWRDGSFPMSQRSFPPSFWNSTYQPSSVPATLSSPLGAATHSELPFAAATDPYAPASLHGHLHQGGPEAWHHAHHHHHHHHHHPYLGTQSTAYPRPAAMHEVYGPHFDPRYGSLLVPTASVRPHRLTPAAVPTPVSPPCDLGKAEAGAAATWTTPAPFPNAAGDMAQSLGLNVDPGLQPQDKSKDLYWF, encoded by the exons ATGAGCTGCCTGGATGTTATGTACCAAGTGTACGGGCCGCCCCAGGCGTACTTGGCGGCAGCCTACAGCCCCTATCCCCAG AAACTCGCCTTTTACTCCAAAATGCAAGAAGCCCCGGAGAGCGGCAGCAgcgccagcaccagcagctccttctccGGCCACGCCGCCGCCAGCATCAAGGAGGAGGACTGCAGCCCCGAGAAGGAGCGACCCCCCGAGGCCGAGTACATCAGCTCCCGCTGCGTGCTCTTCACCTACTTCCAGGGGGACATCAGCGCCGTGGTGGACGAGCACTTCAGCCGGGCCCtcagccagcccagcagcttcTCCCTCGGCAGCGCTAAGGCGAGGAACGCCGGCTCCTGGCGGG ATGGCTCCTTCCCGATGAGCCAGCGCAGCTTCCCCCCGTCCTTCTGGAACAGCACCTACCAGCCCTCCTCGGTCCCTGCCACCCTCAGCAGCCCCCTGGGTGCCGCCACCCACAGCGAGCTGCCCTTTGCCGCCGCCACCGACCCCTACGCGCCAGCCTCCCTGCATGGCCACCTGCACCAGGGTGGTCCCGAGGCCTGGCACCAtgcccaccaccaccaccaccaccaccaccaccacccctaCCTCGGGACACAGAGCACCGCTTACCCCCGCCCTGCCGCCATGCACGAGGTCTACGGCCCCCACTTCGACCCCCGCTACGGCTCACTGCTGGTGCCCACCGCCTCCGTCCGCCCCCACCGCCTCACGCCCGCCGCCGTGCCCACACCGGTCAGCCCTCCCTGCGACCTGGGCAAGGCCGAGGCAGGTGCCGCCGCTACCTGGACAACGCCAGCACCCTTCCCCAACGCGGCAGGGGACATGGCGCAGAGCCTCGGCCTCAACGTGGACCCAG GTTTGCAGCCTCAGGACAAAAGCAAGGATCTGTACTGGTTTTAG